The Spirochaetota bacterium genome window below encodes:
- the rpsK gene encoding 30S ribosomal protein S11: MAAKAKSSNKRKKEKKNIVEGIVHIQATFNNTLVTVTDMNGNTISWASSGVGGFKGTKKGTPFAAQLASEKAMEGAVFHGLQSAHIRVKGPGPGRESAIRAVDLAGVSVKSLRDVTPIPHNGCRPRKKRRV; the protein is encoded by the coding sequence ATGGCAGCCAAAGCAAAAAGTTCTAATAAAAGAAAAAAAGAGAAAAAAAATATTGTTGAAGGTATAGTTCATATTCAAGCAACTTTTAATAATACTCTTGTTACAGTTACAGATATGAATGGTAACACTATTTCATGGGCTAGCTCTGGAGTTGGTGGATTTAAAGGTACTAAAAAAGGTACCCCGTTTGCTGCGCAATTGGCTTCTGAAAAAGCTATGGAAGGCGCTGTTTTCCATGGTTTACAAAGTGCACATATTCGTGTTAAAGGACCTGGTCCAGGACGAGAATCTGCAATTAGAGCTGTAGATTTAGCTGGAGTTAGTGTGAAAAGTCTTCGTGACGTTACACCAATTCCACATAATGGATGTCGTCCTCGTAAAAAGCGACGCGTCTAA
- the rpsM gene encoding 30S ribosomal protein S13, protein MARIAGREVPNNKASWIGLTYVYGIGRHSALKIISAVNIEKSKKIGELSEEELNRIREEIDTNFKVEGDLRTERSMNIKRLIDIGSYRGLRHKKRLPVRGQRTRTNARSWKGARANAIKKK, encoded by the coding sequence ATGGCGCGTATTGCTGGAAGAGAAGTACCAAACAACAAAGCATCTTGGATTGGTTTAACATATGTTTATGGCATCGGAAGACATTCCGCATTAAAAATAATAAGTGCTGTAAATATTGAAAAATCAAAAAAAATAGGTGAATTGTCTGAAGAAGAATTAAACCGTATTCGTGAAGAAATTGATACTAATTTTAAAGTTGAAGGTGATCTTCGTACAGAACGCTCGATGAATATTAAAAGACTTATTGATATTGGTTCTTACAGAGGATTGCGTCATAAAAAGAGACTACCTGTTCGAGGCCAAAGAACTCGAACAAATGCACGTTCTTGGAAAGGTGCTCGTGCTAACGCGATCAAAAAGAAGTAA
- the rpmJ gene encoding 50S ribosomal protein L36, with amino-acid sequence MKVRASVKPMCEKCQTILRHGILRVICENPKHKQRQKGKKRT; translated from the coding sequence ATGAAGGTAAGAGCATCAGTAAAACCTATGTGTGAAAAGTGTCAAACAATTTTAAGACACGGTATTCTCAGAGTTATTTGTGAGAATCCAAAACACAAACAAAGACAAAAAGGTAAAAAAAGAACCTAA